Within the Streptomyces sp. NBC_00353 genome, the region GGCGTGATCTGACGGCCGCCACACAGGCACGCGTGGCGGACCTGGAGCGCGAGCACCTCGTCCTTGACGAGCGGGCGCGGGCGGAGGAGCGCGCGGCCATCGCCCGCGAGATGCACGACGTGGTGGGCCACCGGGTCAGCAACATGGTGCTGGCGGCGGGCGCCCTGCAGGTGGGTCCCGCGGCCGGGCATCCGGATGTGGTCCGTACCGCCGAGCTCATCAGGTCCGACGGCCGCCAGGCATTGGAGGAGCTGCGGGAGATCCTCGGTGTGCTGTCCATGGGGCATCCGGTCCACTGGGCCCCCACCGCACCACAGTCGGACGTCGCCCAGCTGCCCGGGATCGCGGCCCATGCGACCGAACGCGGCCAATCGGTTCAGCTGCAGGTCAACGGCCACCCCGAGACCCTGTCGGCGCCCGTGCAGCGCGCCTTGCACCGGATCGTCCAGGAGTCCCTGACCAACGCCGCGAAGCACGCTCCGGGCGCGCGTGTGCGCATCGACGTGGACTGCCGCAGCGACGGGGTACATGTCAGCGTCGGCAACGGCGCGCCAACCGGTCATTCGTCGGCGGACCTGCCGAGCGGCGGGCACGGACTCGTCGGCCTGGCCGAGCGCGTCGAGCTCCTTGGCGGGACACTCACAGCGGGACCGCACGGCGACGGATTCCTCGTGTCGGCCTTCATTCCCCACCGACGAGGAGTGTCATGACCATCCGTGTCCTGCTCGCCGACGACAACGAGATCACGCGCCGCGGGCTGACCTGGATCATGGACTCCAGCCCCGACATCGAAGTGTGCGGCGAAGCCGTCGACGGCGAGGAGGCGGTGGCCCGGGCCGGGGAGCTCCAGCCGGATGTGGTCCTGCTCGACGTCCGAATGCCGAGGCTCGACGGACTCGAGTCCATCGGACGCCTTCTGAACCTCCCGCACCCACCGCGGATCCTCATGCTCACAACATTCCACGAGGACGAGTCGGTACGGGTCGCGCTACGGGCCGGAGCGGCCGGTTTCCTGCTCAAGGACACGCCGCCCGACGACCTTCTGCGCGCCATCCGCGACGTGCACGGCGGTCATTCCGCGCTCGGCCCACCGGTGGCCCGCCGTCTGGTGGACGGCCTGGCCGACCGCGCCTCGCGGGCCGACCCCGAAGAAGGGAGCAGAATCGCCTCGCTCAGCCCGCGTGAGCACGAGGTGCTGCGGCTGCTCGCACGCGGGCTGACCAATACCGACATTGCCTCCGCGCTCGGTATGACCGAGGGCACGGTCAAGGGTCACGTCAGCAGCATCCTCGCGAAGCTGGGTGCGGACAGCCGCGTCAAGGCCGCGCGGATCGCCTACCGTGCGGGTCTCGACGACCAGGCATGACAGCTATGCCCGTGCCCAACAGGAAACACAGGGATGAGGAGACACGTGATCCCCACCTCGCAGCTGACCGAACCCGCCGTCCGTGCCCTCGTGGAGGCGGTCAACGCGCATGACCGGGACGCTTTTCGGGCAGCTCTCGCCCCCGGCGCGACGATGTCCGACGACGGGGCCGAGCGGGACCTGGAAGAGTGGACCGAGCGGGAGGTCTTCTCCTCCAACGGCCACATGGACATCGAGTCCCAGACGGACGACGGCCTGTCCCTCGTCGCCGAGTACCGCAACGACACCTGGGGCGCCATGCGCACCACGTGGGCCTTCACGGTCGAGGACGGCAAGGTCAGCCGGTTCGACACCGGCCGGGCCTGACCGCGCCGGCTGCACGACCGGACCGGCCCCGCCGACAGCTCGGCCCCTTCCCTATCCGGAGCCTCGGGGCACCCTTGTCCGCGACCGCGCCACGAGCTCCGCATGTCCGAGCGGAACCCGTGGCGGTGGAACCCGTCGCGTCCGGTCCGTACGCCTACCTCTCGAACCGGGCCACGGTCACTGGACGATCACCGCCCAGCGGGTGTCGCTGAGGCCGGTGCGGATGTGCAGCAGCGCCGTACCGGCCGTCTGCGTCGATGCGATCGCCATGGGCAGGGACGTCGACCAGCTCGCGCCCGGTGCGAGCGAGGGCACATTCCAGTACTGCCAGCTGCCGGAGAAGCCCGGGGTGTCGGCGAAGCTCTGCATCTGGGTGGCGGCGGTGGTGGAGCTGGAGGTGTTGGTGATGGTGACCGGCACGGTGGTGGTGGTCCCGCGGGTCACTGTGCAGTTACCGCTCGGCGGCGAGGCCGTGGCCTTCAACGGGCCGCTGCTGGTGGTTCCGGTAATGACCCCCATCTCGTACGAATGTTGTGAAATCCATGCACAGGCATTGGCGTCCTTGACGCTGGGCTCCCAGATGACAACGCCGTCCGCCACTGCCTTCACCTTGGCGAACATGTGTGCCCAGGTGTTGCCGGGCACATAGCTCTCCGACTGGAAGGACGTCGGGTTGACGTACGGGTAGATCGGGTGGCTCGGCGCCATGGCCCGGTCGCGGGCGACGGACTGGTCGAGATTGCTGTCCCAGCTGGTCAGCGTCTGGCCGTCGTAGAAGTACGCCCTGGGTGCGAAGCAGTTGAGCAGGTTGTCCGTGTGCAACTGCTTGATCAGATTCTGGTTCTGGGTCAGCCAGTCGTAGCCGTAGTGGCAGACCGGGGCCTGCGGGGCGGCGGTGTGGGTCCAGGTCAGCAGCTGACGCCAGAGGTTGTAGGCGTTCGTCGCCGCCTGGCCCGTCGGCACCTGGGTGAGCTCGATCGACTCGAAGTCGAGCACGACCGGAGCGGTGGCCGCGCCGCCGAACTGGTTCGCACCCATGTATTCCTTGACCTTGGCCTCGTACGTGGCCTCAGACGGGAGTGCCCCGCCGTTCGAATAGCAGCCTGCCGTGTCGCATGTGAAGGCGAAGACGTCGTACACGACCGTGGAGCGGGTCGAGCCGTACTGCTCCAAAGTCGGCCGGTTCGCGCCGCGTTCATTGACGAAGACGGGGAAGCCGGCCGCGGCGGCAGCCGGGGTGCTGAGGGCGGGCAGCGCAGCGATCAGCAGGGTGGCCGCGAGGACCGTGATCCTGCGGGCGAGTGCGGGTATGCGAGCGAGACGCCGGATTGACCGGAGGTTGCGGCTCTGCAACTTTCCTCCTCATGTTGGGGGGGTGGGGGGACACCGGCCCGCCGCCGACGACGGGCCGGTGGATCACGGGGGGAACGAGTCCCGGTGTTGTCAGTGGTCTGGGGCAGGTCGACGGATGCCACTCAGGATGATCAACGACGGGTTCCGCACGCCGCGGGAGCCGCCGATCGTCAGGTACCAGCGGCTCCCGCGGAGTTCCGTCAGCCTCCAGCCGGACTGAAGCCCTTGAGATTGCCGAGGTCGTAGGTGGTGTGACCGAGTGTCAGCACATCGCCTGATGTGGTGGCCGTGGGCGGAGTGCCCTTGCCGACAGCCAGGACGATCTTGAAGTCGGAGTCCGTGCCACTACGCGTCACCTTGAACGCGCCCTTGTCGACAGAGAGTTCGGCGCCCTCGGGGGCGAGAATCCAGCCCTTGAGGTACCCCTCCCCCTTCTTGAAGAGGAAGGTCTTCGCACCCGACTCGGCCTCACCGAAGGTGATCGTCGTGCCGGCCTCGGGCGCCAACTGCCAGTCGTAGCGGTGCGAGGCGGAGTCCGCGAACTCGTCGTGGACGGCAATGACGGAATCCGCCCCGTCGACCGGGCGCAGATCGACCGCCAGGTCGCGGTGAGCCTTGGCCAGCTCGTAGTTGAGGTGACCGTCGAGGGAGATGTAACCGCCGCCCTGGCCGGCGTAGGCCCGGGATTCCAGGGTCTCGCCCTTGCCCGCGATGCTGTCCGTGCTGCGCTTCTCCGGGAAGCCATCGATCAGCGGCTTGGAGAACAGCTCCCGCTTGGCGTAGTCCTTGGCAGGCTGCCGGGCCCACGTCACGTCCTGGCCGACCAGCGACAGAGCGAAGGTGTCGAAGCCTCCCCAGCCGATGTGGTTGTCGTTGCGGTTCTGGGCGCCGACCAGCACGTCGTCCTTGTCCTGGTAGCGGCTGCGGAACAGGTACGAGCCGCCGTGGTCGTCGAGAATCGCCTCACGAACCGCCTCCGGTCCCCCGTCGGGGTCCTGCTGGGTCACCCCGTACGGGTAGTTGAGCAGGCCGTAGGCGCCGCCCCCGCCGCCGACCGTCTTCTGGTACTGCCACAGCCACGCCGCCCGCTGATCGGCGGGCACCTGGGTGAAGATCAGGCCCGGGATGGGCACCGCACCCGTGGTGGTGGCGACTCCCCACTGCAACCGGGCGTTGTCGGGCTGCGCCGAGACACTGTGCATCACCAGACCGGCGAATCCGGGCCGCTGCCACTTCGCCTTGAGCGCCCCGATGCCGGCGTCGATGGAGCCGACGACACCGGGTGCTCCGACGCCGAGCCCGTAGCTGAAGTAGTCCATGCCCTCCTGGTCCCAGCCCGCGTCGGAGTACGCGGTGTCCAAGTGCCGGCCGAGTGCGTCGATCAACTGCGGAATGCGGTACTCCTGCAGGTCGAACGGGCCGTCGCCGCGCACCGCGAGCCGCAGCGACAGCTCGGCGCCGCGCACCACCGCGGTCCAGTTGCTCTGCTTGGTCGGCAGGTCGAAGTTCGGGTGGTACGAGACCTCCAGATAGGCGGCGACGCGCTGCAGCACCTTCTGCGCCTCGGCACGCTGCTCGGGTGTCCAGCCCGGGTAGGCCCAGTCATAGGCGGTGGCCAGGGGCCCCGAGGCGTTGGCGGTCTCCAGGGCCGCGGACCCGGAGTACGCGGTGCCATTGATGAACGGCATGGTCCGGCCGGACTCGATGAGCGCGTCGTAGGCGGTCTGTGCGTAGGCCGGGTCCTGGCTGACCTGGTAGAGGAGGGCGGCGTCCTGGGCCCAGGACGCCTGTGCCTCGCCCGGGCGGTAGTTGTAGCCCGGCAGGCCTTTGGCAACTCTGTTCACGATGCTGCTGTACGTCGACTTGGGGGTGCCGTCCTGCTGGATCGCGGCGCGGATCGCGGCGAGTTTGTCGTCGGTGACTCCCATCCGCGGGTGCTGCAGGCTCGCCAGGCTCGCGGTGGCGAGGACCTTGCCGCCCTGTCCGACGACTGCGAATCCGGTGGCGCCGCGGCGCCCCCCGTCCCGCAGCGTGACGCCGCCGGTGGTTGCGTGACCGCCGTACGTACCGACCTTGCGGGCCTTGTGCAACTTGCCGTCGGCAACCTCGGGGCCACCCGCATACAGCGTCACCGGACCCTTGGTGCCGGCCTTGAGCCGCCACGCGAGACGGGCCCCCTCGCTGTCCTCGGTCGCCGTCAGCACATTCGTCCGCTGCTCGTCCAGGAAGGCCGAGGGCATGGTGACGGTCTCGGGGTCGGTGGTGGCCAGCTTTGTGCCGTCTGCGGCGAGGGCGACGACCTTGTAGGTATAGCGCCGACCGGGGCGGGCCGAACCGTCCTCCGCGGTCCACGCGTCGGGGACCTCGCGGATCAGGGTCTTCTCGCTCGGGGTGAAGTGCACGTGGGTCGAGCGGTGAACCTGGTACGAGGCCGGGGTGTCGTCGATTGCGGCGAAGTGCCAGGCGAGCTGGACGGCCCCGGTGGGCTGGACGTTGGCACCCACGGCGTTGCCCTCGAGGTGCTCGACCTCGACGTTGTCGATGAGCATGCGGCCGGTGGTCTGTTCGAGGGCGAGGAGCAGGTTGACGGCCTTGGCGCCGGGCCGGGCGAGGACGACAGCGTTGGCCTTGCGCCAGCCCGTGTCTCCGGTGATCCGGCCCACGACGGCGTCGTGGCCGAAGTTGCGGGCCCACAGGTCGCCACCGTAGCCGGAGAGGCCGACGGCCCGCTCGTCGAAGGTGATCCGGTACGCCTGGAACCTGGTGCTGTCGGCGATGGGAATGTCCTGGCCGACCGCGGCCTTGTCGCCCGGGTCCCCGAGGTCGAGGGCAAGGGCCCGGCTGCCGTCGGGGCCCGCGCCGTCCACGATCGTGGCGTGGCCACTGGCCCGGTTCTCACTCTGCGGCCAGCCGACGATGCTGCCGTCGGCGGCGACCTGCTCGAAGTCGCCGTTGGTGACGAGTTCGGCGGCGTACGAGGGTGCGGGCACGGCCACAGCGAGGGTGCCCGCCAGGGAGGCGCCCACTATGGCGATGCTGGTCAGGCGCGACAGGGTGGATCTGGACACGGGCTTTCCTCCGGTGGGAAGTCGAAAACCAGGGCACGGGGTGCAGCACGCGTGCCGAGAGTGGGGTGGGCCCGCCGTCGACGGCGGGCCCACGTCCTGGGGGTGCGGGCCGGACGTCGCTGCTGGTCGTGCCCGTCTCCAAGCCGTTGATCCGGTTGGCCTGGTCGGTGTCGGGTGACATTGGAGTCGTACGTGCCCCAGTGGGGCTCGCGGCGGTGGACCACTGCGCGAGGCGATGCCCTCTATTGCCAGATGCGGATGTAGTCGACGTACATGGTGGAGTGGTAGTCGAGAGGAGCGTCGTAGATGCTGCCGTCCGCCCACTCGGCGGCCTCGTGCGAGATGACCGGAAACATGGGCACCTGGCTGATGAGGTTCTGGTCGACGACCGTCCGGACCACGTTGCCGTCGTAGCGGTAGATGATCTGACCGGGCTTCCACTCGATGGCGTAGGTGTGGTAGCCGCTGTGCAGGCCGAGAGCGTCGACATTGACGGAGGACGCCTTGTGGTCGGGGCCGTAGCCGTCGTAGTGGATGGTGTTGCCGTACGCGTCGGCCTTCTGGGTGCTCTCGATGACGTCGTACTCGCCGCCGTCGCGGGCCGTGCCGTCCACTCCGTTGATGCCGCCGGTCGGCATCAGCCACAGGGCGCCGAAGTGGTCCTCCGTGGGCGGCATTTGAGCGCGCCATTCGACGGTGCCGTAGGTGAAGTCGAACTTTCCGCGACCCTCGATCTCACCGGTGGCGTACTGGTCGTCGCCCAGCTGGGAGAGCGACATCCACAGGTTGCCGCCATTGATGGAATCGGGGTTGGGGTTGACCTTGACGTTCGACGGCTTCCACCAGCTGTCGAAGTACTGGCCGTCCCGGCGTTTCGAATCCACCGAAGACCACTTGGAGCTGTCGAGCGAGGTGCCGTAGAACTCATCGCTGAAGACGAGTGTTGCGTGGGGGCTGCCGCCGTTGGGGCGGACGCCGACCGGGGTGTGGGGATCGACGAATCCGGCGGCCTGCGCAGGAGTGGCGCCCGGGACGACGAGCGTCGCCGCCAGGAGGCCCGCCGCGGCGGCCGACGTACGTATGTGCAGGGCACTCGGAGCCGCGCGCCGGACGGATCGGACCTTGTGTCGTTGCACTGTCTCCTCCTTGTGTTGGGGGGAAGCAAGCCCGCAGCGGCGGTACCTCGTCCTTGGCGGCTCGGCCGAGGGCGACGGTGAGCTTCTGGGTGGTGCCTGTCCTGGGGGGCGCCGTCGACGCTGGACGCCGACTTCGTCGGCTCGACGAAGCAGAGTGTGTGACGCTGTGCTGCCGTCCCCGTTCGCAGACGTGGCAGCCGGCTCTCCACGGGCGTACGTGAAGAGGTGTGACGGTGGGGCCCTCCCCCGAGGGGAGAGGCGGGTCGGGCCCCACCTGCTCTGAGGGATCAGGCCTTGGCGGCCGCTGCGTACTCCTTGGCGAATTCCTCGGCGGCCCGGTCGCCGCCCTTGGCCTTCCACTCCTTGACCATGGAGTCCCAGGAGGAGAGGGGCTTGCGGCCCATCACGATCGCCTTGATGGCGTCCTCCTTGAGGAGCATCAACTCGTTCTGCTTCGCGAACCAGGTCTTGGAGAGCAGCCCCACCGATGGGTCGACGACACCGATCTCGGCGATTTCGGTCTGGAAGGCGTGGCGGCGCTTGACCGACTCGGCTCCGCCCGGGACCCCGGCGGGCAGGAACAGCACCTGCTGACCGGTGGCGATGAAGCTGATGCCGAGGGTGTCCTTGTTGTCGCCGTCGAGGGCGAGCTTGGTCTGCACCGGGCTGCCGTCGTCACCGCGGGTGAAGTGGGTCCCTTCCACACCGTAGTTGACCAGTTCCCACTCCTTGGTGCCGAACGGTGCGGCCAGAAAGTTCATCACGCGCAGCAACACCTTGATGCGCTGCTTGGGGGCCTTCTTCAGCGCGGTGAAGTAGTCGGCGCCGGGGCTGAACCAGTGGCCGGGGCTTGCGCCGTCGGTGGGCTTGAGGGGGCGGACGGTTTCCAGGGTGAAACCGTCCTTGATCGCGATCGCATTGCCGGTGAAGTCGATGTTGGCCCGGGACACCGTGGCTGTGACGCCGGTCTGGAAGTCGGTGCCGAGCGTGGCGTCGTGGGAGAGCGGGTCCGCTCGGAAGACGCCTGCCTTCTGCCACTTGGCCAGTTGCTCAAGTCCGGCCTTGAAGCCGTCGCTGTCGATGCAGGACGTGAACTGCCCGTCCTTGAGCGCCCACTGATTGGGAGCGCCGAACATCGGTACGACGGAGTTGAAGCCGAAGGCCCCGAGGCCGGCCACGCCCATCCCCCACTTCTTCCGGCCGGAGAGCTGCTGAAGGCCTTTCGTGAAGTCGTCGACGGTGATCCCGCCGATCTCCGGAACCCAGATCCCGGCCTCCTTGAGCCGCTCCTGATTGGCGGAGAGGGAGTGACCGATCCGCGAACGCTCCACCGGGAAACGGTAGAGCTTGCCGTCGATGCGCCCGGCGGCCTTCCAGGCGTAAGTGGGGATGGCGGCCAGGTTCGGGTACTCCTTGACGGCATCACCGGACAGGAACTCCGTGAGGTCCTGGCACCTGGCGGCGATCAGTTCGGTGGGGTTCGGCAGATACTGCGACACAGCGAGGATGTCGGGCAGTTCACCGCCGGCCACCAGGGTTGCGAACTTCTGCTGAGCCTCCATGGCCGGCACCACGACGAGGTCGAGGTCGACGCCGAGCTGCTTGTTCAGTGCCTGCCACAGCTGGTGCTTCTCCTTGGCCTTCGGCGGCGCACCCCAAGTGATGGTCCACACGGTCACCTTGGATCCGTCGCCGGGCTTCTCGGCGACCGACTGCTTCAGCTCCTTCGGGTACGCCGTGTATCCGGGCTGTACACCCTTGTCGTTCGGGGCGAGATCCGGCTTCGGCGCGTCCGGGTGCGGGATGTAGTCCGGCCACGGAGCCAGCTTCTTCCCTTCGTTGCTCAGAGCGTTGCCGCCTGCCGAGGTGGAGCACGCGGACAGCGATACGCCGGTGGCGGCCAGCGCCGTGCCGATGCCTATCGTCCGCAGGACAGTTCTGCGGGAGATGCCAGAAGACATGACGAACCGATCTTTCACGAGGAACCCCGGACCGGGGCGAAGTGGGTCAACGGCTGATGGGCGAGCGAGCGACAGTCAGCTCTTGACGGCGCCGGTCAGGACGCCCTTGGTGAAGTAGCGCTGGATGAAGGGGTAGACGCACAGGATCGGGACGGTGGCCAGCACCACCACAGCCATGTTCACCGTCTGCGGGGCGAACTGGATTTGCTCGTTCACGCCGCCGCTCACCTGGATCAGGCTGTTCTGGCTCTGCACGACGTAGGTGCGCATCCAGGTCTGGAGCGGCCACATCGTCGACTGGTCGGTGTACAGGATCGCCCGGAAGAAGTCGTTCCAGTAGCCCACCGCGTAGAACAGCCCGACCACCGCGACGACCGCCTTGGACAGCGGCAGGACAATCGTCAGCAGGGTCCGCAGCTCACCGGCGCCATCGATCTTGGCCGACTCGAACAGCTCGGCAGGGATGCCCTGGAAGAAGCCGCGCATCACCACCAGGTTGAACGCGCTGATCAGGACGGGGAGAAACAGAGCCCAGTAGGTGTTGCGCAGACCCATGCCGTTGACCACGAGGAAGCTCGGGATCATTCCGGCCGGGAAGAGAAAGGTGAACAGGATCATCAGCATCACCGGCTTGCCGCCGACGACGCCGGGCCGGGCCAGGGCGTACGCCAGCATCACGGTGCACGCCAGACTGAACGCCGTGCCGACCACGGTGACCAGGCCGGAGACTGCGAGCGCCCGCGGGATCTGTCCACCGGAGAAGACCAGTTCGTACGCCCTGAAGGTCCATTCGTCCGGCCACACCGCATAGCCGCCGTTGGCGATCACCTGATGGTCGGGGGCGAAGCTGGTCGCGATCACAACCCAGAACGGGACCAGCACCACCAGGACGGTGACGACCAGGGCAAGACCTTTGGCCCCCTGCGTGAACGGCTTCGGCTTCTCCATCCAGGCTGGACGCTCGGCGGGCTCCGGAACAGCAGCACTCATCAGCGGTACACCCCCTGCTCGCCCATCCGGTGGGCGATCTTGTTCGCGGTGAAGACGAGGCAGGCGCCGATCACGCCCTTGAACAGGGCGGCGGCAGCCGCCACCCCCCAGTTCTGGTCGCGGATGCCGTGGTAGAAGACATAGGTGTCGATGACCTCGGACACGTCGGGCCCGAAGGCGTCGCGCTGCAGCAGGATCTGCTCGAAGCCGACCGAGAGGATGTCGCCGAGGCGCAGGATCAGCAGCAGGAAGATCACGGCGCGCAGCCCCGGGAGCGTCACGTGCCAGAACCTTCGCCACGGGCCCGCCCCGTCCAGGGCCGCGGCCTCGTACAGACCGCCGTCGACCTGGGCCAGCGCGGCAAGGAAGATGATGGTGCCCCAGCCGCACTCCTTCCAGATCAGCTCGAGCACCATCAAGGGCTTGAACAAGTCAGGATTGCCGATGACGTCGACCAAGTGACCGTCGGATCCGCCCAGCACACCGTTCAGGACGCCGTCCGCCCCCAGCACCTGCTGGAAGAGGGCGACCACGATGACCCACGAGATGAAGTGCGGCAGATACACCACGCTCTGGACGAATTTCCGCACCCGTCCCTGGATCAGGCTGTGGAGCAGCAGAGCCAGCGCCAGCGGAACGGGGAAGTAAAAAACGAGCTGCGCCAGCGAGATGACCACCGTGTTCAGCGCGGCCTGCCAGAACGCCGGCTCACCGAACAGAGCCTGGAAGTTCGCGAAGCCCACCCACGGGCTGTCCTTCACTCCCAGGAACGGCATGTATTCCTTGAACGCGATCACGTTCCCGAAGAGCGCCAGGTACTGGAAGACCAGGAAGAAGAGGACACCCGGCGCCATCAGCAGCAGTAGCGTGCGGTCCCTGCGTATCCGGGACCGGAGAACGGCGGTGCGCGGGCTCTCCTTCCCGGGCCGGCCGATGACGACCGGTGTTCGCCGGCGCGCCTCCGGTTCCTTGACTGCGACCGACATGCAGCTCCCCTCTCCATGGCGTCCGGCGTGCCCTGCGCCCGATTCGAGACACACGTCGGCCCAAGGGGCATGGCGCGTGAAGGATGCGGGAGCAGAGGAGCGGCTCGCCGCGCGCTCCACATATCGCCGACGTTCCGGCGACGTTCCGAATACTGGCGAGCGTTCCGATCGCAGTCAAGGGGTCAGGATCGAAGTTTCGATCCTTCGATCATTACGATCGAATCAACTAGCTCTTCACCTCGGCGCCACAGGACTGCCGTACACGAAGCTCGGGCAGCAGGGCCAAGTGCCGTTTCGTACCCGCCCGCTGCCCCTGCCGACACTCCCGCACACGCCGGAGCAGCAGCTGCACGGCCTCTCGGCCGACCTCGTACTTCGGCGGTGCGACCGCCGTCAGCGGGAGATCGGAGAGGGCCGCCACGTCGTCGTCGTACGCAATGATCGCCAGGTCCTGCGGTATCCGGAGCTGCGGCTCGAGGCCGCGCAGGATCTGCAGCAGGAGGATGGCATCCGTGTCGCTGAGCACGACTGCCGCGCTCACCCTCCCTGCGTCGACAGCCTTGACCAACCTCTTCGCCGCCTGCTCGAGGCGGCCCGTGTCGAGTTCGCCCGCGTACAGATCGATGGGGTCGATCGGCGGCCCGGCGATCCCGGCAGACCGCAGCGCCGCCTCGTACCCGGCCCGCACCTGCACTCCCGTCGCGCTGCCGCCGGCCAACAGCGCGATGT harbors:
- a CDS encoding glycoside hydrolase family 16 protein gives rise to the protein MQRHKVRSVRRAAPSALHIRTSAAAAGLLAATLVVPGATPAQAAGFVDPHTPVGVRPNGGSPHATLVFSDEFYGTSLDSSKWSSVDSKRRDGQYFDSWWKPSNVKVNPNPDSINGGNLWMSLSQLGDDQYATGEIEGRGKFDFTYGTVEWRAQMPPTEDHFGALWLMPTGGINGVDGTARDGGEYDVIESTQKADAYGNTIHYDGYGPDHKASSVNVDALGLHSGYHTYAIEWKPGQIIYRYDGNVVRTVVDQNLISQVPMFPVISHEAAEWADGSIYDAPLDYHSTMYVDYIRIWQ
- a CDS encoding ABC transporter permease, with translation MSVAVKEPEARRRTPVVIGRPGKESPRTAVLRSRIRRDRTLLLLMAPGVLFFLVFQYLALFGNVIAFKEYMPFLGVKDSPWVGFANFQALFGEPAFWQAALNTVVISLAQLVFYFPVPLALALLLHSLIQGRVRKFVQSVVYLPHFISWVIVVALFQQVLGADGVLNGVLGGSDGHLVDVIGNPDLFKPLMVLELIWKECGWGTIIFLAALAQVDGGLYEAAALDGAGPWRRFWHVTLPGLRAVIFLLLILRLGDILSVGFEQILLQRDAFGPDVSEVIDTYVFYHGIRDQNWGVAAAAALFKGVIGACLVFTANKIAHRMGEQGVYR
- a CDS encoding carbohydrate ABC transporter permease is translated as MSAAVPEPAERPAWMEKPKPFTQGAKGLALVVTVLVVLVPFWVVIATSFAPDHQVIANGGYAVWPDEWTFRAYELVFSGGQIPRALAVSGLVTVVGTAFSLACTVMLAYALARPGVVGGKPVMLMILFTFLFPAGMIPSFLVVNGMGLRNTYWALFLPVLISAFNLVVMRGFFQGIPAELFESAKIDGAGELRTLLTIVLPLSKAVVAVVGLFYAVGYWNDFFRAILYTDQSTMWPLQTWMRTYVVQSQNSLIQVSGGVNEQIQFAPQTVNMAVVVLATVPILCVYPFIQRYFTKGVLTGAVKS
- a CDS encoding extracellular solute-binding protein — protein: MSSGISRRTVLRTIGIGTALAATGVSLSACSTSAGGNALSNEGKKLAPWPDYIPHPDAPKPDLAPNDKGVQPGYTAYPKELKQSVAEKPGDGSKVTVWTITWGAPPKAKEKHQLWQALNKQLGVDLDLVVVPAMEAQQKFATLVAGGELPDILAVSQYLPNPTELIAARCQDLTEFLSGDAVKEYPNLAAIPTYAWKAAGRIDGKLYRFPVERSRIGHSLSANQERLKEAGIWVPEIGGITVDDFTKGLQQLSGRKKWGMGVAGLGAFGFNSVVPMFGAPNQWALKDGQFTSCIDSDGFKAGLEQLAKWQKAGVFRADPLSHDATLGTDFQTGVTATVSRANIDFTGNAIAIKDGFTLETVRPLKPTDGASPGHWFSPGADYFTALKKAPKQRIKVLLRVMNFLAAPFGTKEWELVNYGVEGTHFTRGDDGSPVQTKLALDGDNKDTLGISFIATGQQVLFLPAGVPGGAESVKRRHAFQTEIAEIGVVDPSVGLLSKTWFAKQNELMLLKEDAIKAIVMGRKPLSSWDSMVKEWKAKGGDRAAEEFAKEYAAAAKA
- a CDS encoding sensor histidine kinase, with the protein product MPAQERPHWSPRRVDALVTAVVIALGVVDSWVKPSSGLLTGLPTPVIAAASGAVGATLWWRRSRPDLVAVVVLVAYVVTFTPVALAVAMYTIGTVHRRPRVLAAYTVAGFSAGIAGLRGGLPDAGVREAAYSLALILGPLAVGYVVAVRRDLTAATQARVADLEREHLVLDERARAEERAAIAREMHDVVGHRVSNMVLAAGALQVGPAAGHPDVVRTAELIRSDGRQALEELREILGVLSMGHPVHWAPTAPQSDVAQLPGIAAHATERGQSVQLQVNGHPETLSAPVQRALHRIVQESLTNAAKHAPGARVRIDVDCRSDGVHVSVGNGAPTGHSSADLPSGGHGLVGLAERVELLGGTLTAGPHGDGFLVSAFIPHRRGVS
- a CDS encoding response regulator transcription factor; the protein is MTIRVLLADDNEITRRGLTWIMDSSPDIEVCGEAVDGEEAVARAGELQPDVVLLDVRMPRLDGLESIGRLLNLPHPPRILMLTTFHEDESVRVALRAGAAGFLLKDTPPDDLLRAIRDVHGGHSALGPPVARRLVDGLADRASRADPEEGSRIASLSPREHEVLRLLARGLTNTDIASALGMTEGTVKGHVSSILAKLGADSRVKAARIAYRAGLDDQA
- a CDS encoding nuclear transport factor 2 family protein, with amino-acid sequence MRRHVIPTSQLTEPAVRALVEAVNAHDRDAFRAALAPGATMSDDGAERDLEEWTEREVFSSNGHMDIESQTDDGLSLVAEYRNDTWGAMRTTWAFTVEDGKVSRFDTGRA